One genomic window of Polyangium aurulentum includes the following:
- a CDS encoding protein kinase domain-containing protein: protein MAQPPPRPAATRSGGPASRGSSSASASSGPRQKDADKQQPGTFFLGRYRVVDEIGVGGMASVHLARMDGPGGFQKWVAIKRIHPHLVEDDQFVDMFLDEARIAAGINHANVAQVFDLGKDDNTYWIAMEYLHGEPLREVMRRAEDKGLRISPELATRICADAAEGLHAAHELRGKNGQLLGLVHRDVTPHNLFVTYDGYTKVVDFGIAKVADRLASTRAGTLKGKLAYMSPEQVRGADVDRTTDIFALGVVLWELTTNQRLFRMDTDLDTLEKVQACKVPPPSTIVQGYPPGLEQVVLKALAKNKAERYQTAREFSRALQGFLMQRGAFVGPEEVGSFVRGVFSDRIQKREAHLAWAAEVTSTINVDQLRAQQGGDEGGSLLEDDDDDDRGRRAPSKSTAQPIANRGGVTAREDSPSQQMSADSLMDDDEDVPTTVATREHLEKSGASKFPPPQARGMMTAPLPAAGMPAFGQHPQAHGPGRGIQDERTAALPSGGYPGEPDDLNATIALPQTAPKMPDMPPQQQARPGFGAPPQPGFGNYPVPPAFNAHNMPPQPGFGFGQMPPPQPGFGQQPQPGFPSFGPAPMQQPYQAPPPGARGVQSQIETAMSLPRPDPAALWMAQQEAAAQHAPKRNTSVLVLVVALVALSVIGIGTLVYLKLKNPPTTGQITPETAATPSGAALTPPPPAAAAPAPTEPAVAPPPADQAPPANAPPAGAALAPAGGAKPAAPPGTTAAAPTTAAAPAAAGGGDSGFLTIVCNPFCDNVLDNGRSLGPSPIVQLAVKPGQHRITLKKESMTKVISVIVVSGQVTAQRVSMK from the coding sequence ATGGCTCAACCTCCGCCTCGACCCGCTGCTACCCGATCGGGCGGACCTGCGAGCAGGGGCTCGTCCTCTGCCTCCGCATCCTCCGGACCTCGGCAAAAAGACGCCGACAAGCAGCAGCCCGGGACCTTCTTCCTCGGCCGCTACCGCGTCGTCGACGAGATCGGCGTCGGTGGCATGGCAAGCGTGCATCTGGCGCGCATGGATGGACCCGGCGGGTTCCAGAAATGGGTGGCCATCAAGCGCATCCATCCCCACCTCGTCGAAGACGACCAGTTCGTCGACATGTTCCTCGACGAGGCGCGCATCGCGGCCGGCATCAACCACGCGAACGTCGCGCAGGTCTTCGACCTGGGCAAAGACGACAACACCTACTGGATCGCGATGGAGTACCTCCACGGCGAGCCGCTCCGCGAGGTCATGCGGCGCGCCGAGGACAAAGGTCTCCGCATCAGCCCCGAGCTTGCCACGCGCATCTGCGCCGACGCCGCCGAGGGGCTGCACGCCGCGCACGAGCTGCGCGGCAAGAACGGCCAGCTCCTCGGGCTCGTCCACCGCGACGTCACCCCGCACAACCTGTTCGTCACGTACGACGGCTACACGAAGGTCGTCGACTTCGGCATCGCGAAGGTCGCAGACCGTCTCGCGTCCACCCGCGCGGGCACGCTCAAGGGCAAACTCGCGTACATGTCGCCCGAGCAGGTACGCGGCGCGGACGTCGATCGCACGACGGACATCTTCGCGCTCGGCGTGGTGCTCTGGGAGCTGACCACGAACCAGCGCCTGTTCCGCATGGACACCGATCTCGACACGCTCGAGAAGGTGCAGGCGTGCAAGGTGCCGCCGCCCTCGACGATCGTGCAGGGCTACCCGCCCGGCCTCGAGCAGGTGGTGCTGAAGGCGCTCGCGAAGAACAAGGCCGAGCGCTACCAGACCGCGCGCGAGTTCTCGCGGGCGCTGCAGGGCTTCCTCATGCAGCGCGGCGCGTTCGTCGGGCCCGAAGAGGTCGGCAGCTTCGTGCGCGGCGTCTTCTCCGATCGCATCCAGAAGCGCGAGGCGCACCTCGCGTGGGCCGCAGAGGTCACCTCCACGATCAACGTCGACCAGCTCCGCGCGCAGCAGGGCGGCGACGAAGGCGGCTCGCTGCTCGAAGACGACGACGACGACGATCGCGGCCGCCGCGCGCCGTCGAAGTCCACGGCGCAGCCCATCGCGAACCGCGGCGGCGTGACCGCGCGCGAGGACTCGCCCTCGCAGCAGATGTCCGCCGATTCGCTGATGGACGACGACGAGGACGTGCCCACCACGGTGGCCACGCGCGAGCACCTCGAGAAGTCGGGCGCCAGCAAGTTCCCCCCGCCGCAGGCGCGCGGGATGATGACCGCACCCCTGCCCGCGGCGGGCATGCCCGCGTTCGGACAGCACCCGCAAGCGCACGGTCCGGGGCGCGGCATCCAAGACGAGCGCACGGCCGCGCTGCCGAGCGGAGGCTACCCGGGCGAGCCCGACGATCTGAACGCGACGATCGCGCTGCCCCAGACGGCGCCCAAGATGCCCGACATGCCGCCGCAGCAGCAGGCGAGGCCCGGGTTTGGCGCGCCCCCGCAGCCGGGCTTCGGCAACTACCCGGTGCCGCCCGCGTTCAACGCCCACAACATGCCCCCGCAGCCGGGCTTCGGGTTCGGGCAGATGCCGCCTCCGCAGCCGGGCTTCGGACAGCAGCCGCAGCCGGGCTTCCCGAGCTTCGGTCCTGCGCCGATGCAGCAGCCGTATCAGGCGCCGCCGCCTGGAGCGCGCGGCGTGCAGTCGCAGATCGAGACGGCGATGTCGCTGCCGCGACCCGATCCGGCCGCGCTCTGGATGGCGCAGCAAGAGGCCGCCGCGCAGCACGCGCCCAAGCGCAACACGAGCGTGCTCGTGCTCGTGGTCGCGCTCGTCGCGCTCAGCGTGATCGGCATCGGCACGCTCGTTTATCTGAAGCTGAAGAACCCGCCGACGACCGGGCAGATCACGCCAGAGACGGCCGCCACGCCGAGCGGCGCCGCGCTCACGCCGCCCCCGCCCGCAGCCGCCGCGCCCGCGCCGACGGAGCCTGCCGTCGCACCCCCGCCGGCCGATCAGGCGCCTCCCGCGAACGCGCCGCCCGCTGGGGCCGCCCTTGCGCCTGCGGGTGGCGCCAAGCCCGCAGCTCCGCCGGGCACGACCGCGGCAGCGCCGACCACGGCAGCCGCGCCCGCGGCGGCAGGTGGAGGCGACTCGGGCTTCCTCACGATCGTGTGCAACCCGTTCTGCGACAACGTGCTCGACAACGGTCGATCGCTCGGTCCGTCGCCGATCGTGCAGCTCGCGGTGAAGCCGG
- the mnmA gene encoding tRNA 2-thiouridine(34) synthase MnmA, translating into MRERTRIVVAMSGGVDSSVAAARLCDAGYDVIGVTLHLWDYPDDRSERGRCCAPEDQHDARRAADHLGIPHYTFDRRELFRAHVVDPFVDAYLEGRTPSPCVACNRSVKMRELFPLAARLGADLVATGHYARVSRDERGQARLYRGRDRIKDQSYFLHMLRADELARLVLPLGDATKEEVRAEAHARRLPRADKGESQELCFVPAGRYDAFVVDRAGERVRPGPIVDEEGRALAQHGGVHRFTIGQRKGIGVALGRPAFVVGIDAETATVKLGGEEALLATGARLVDAAWSDDVTFPLEAEVRVRARHEGERATIERAHDPETGSEIYLARFRTPVKAVSPGQIAVAYGGERVYGGAVITAALHGGGGAS; encoded by the coding sequence GTGAGAGAGCGAACGCGGATCGTGGTTGCCATGAGCGGCGGGGTCGATTCCTCCGTGGCCGCCGCGCGCCTCTGCGATGCCGGCTACGACGTCATCGGGGTGACACTGCACCTCTGGGACTACCCCGACGACCGGAGCGAGCGGGGTCGCTGCTGCGCGCCCGAGGACCAGCACGACGCCCGCCGCGCCGCCGATCACCTGGGAATCCCGCACTACACCTTCGACCGCCGCGAGCTTTTCCGCGCGCACGTGGTCGATCCCTTCGTCGACGCCTACCTCGAAGGCCGCACCCCGAGCCCGTGCGTCGCGTGCAACCGCTCGGTGAAGATGCGCGAGCTGTTCCCCCTCGCCGCGCGCCTCGGCGCCGATCTCGTGGCGACGGGGCACTACGCGCGGGTGTCGAGGGACGAACGCGGCCAGGCGCGACTCTACCGCGGTCGCGACCGCATCAAGGATCAGAGCTACTTCCTGCACATGCTGCGCGCGGACGAGCTCGCGCGTCTCGTCCTGCCGCTCGGCGACGCAACGAAGGAAGAGGTGCGCGCCGAAGCGCACGCACGAAGGCTTCCGCGCGCGGACAAGGGCGAGAGCCAGGAGTTGTGCTTCGTGCCCGCGGGCCGCTACGACGCGTTCGTCGTCGATCGCGCCGGCGAGCGGGTTCGTCCCGGCCCCATCGTCGACGAGGAGGGGCGCGCGCTCGCGCAGCACGGCGGGGTGCATCGGTTCACGATCGGCCAGCGCAAGGGCATCGGTGTCGCGCTCGGGCGGCCTGCGTTCGTGGTGGGCATCGACGCCGAGACGGCGACCGTGAAGCTCGGGGGCGAGGAGGCGCTGCTCGCGACGGGCGCGCGGCTCGTCGACGCGGCGTGGAGCGACGACGTGACCTTCCCTCTCGAGGCCGAGGTCCGTGTACGCGCGCGTCACGAGGGCGAGCGGGCCACGATCGAGCGCGCGCACGACCCCGAGACCGGCAGCGAGATCTACCTCGCGCGCTTCCGCACGCCGGTGAAGGCGGTTTCACCTGGCCAGATCGCGGTCGCGTACGGCGGCGAGCGCGTCTACGGCGGAGCCGTGATCACGGCCGCGCTGCACGGCGGCGGAGGGGCTTCATGA
- a CDS encoding response regulator gives MPRGLVLVIEDDEWVSSLLAGSIRDAGYDVLVCSTAKAGLDTACDREPDCIICDIDLPDHDGYWVARNVRTQPSRVSVTPFLFLSALDDQEARLEGFHVGADAYMTKPFRVDEVVAQVGALVHMASRLRKRRDSLVSVPPSAATETTAIQGDLSQMSIATVLTVLELERRTGVVEVTSKKRKAQLEVAMGFILNGSIGGTPADAITILRTMLGWKVGRFSFTPQPERPPTGNAQGIGQLLLEAVRLEDEAVRDNNEMPRSGRLSAPSIGGPQSRRDDLGPPSSQALVPSPLPKSTPQPEGRSMSGSSPLSSPLSAPKIPTGLGHEHEEEQDAADRPAAYDWAGWADLASDDPNTGYAVETPVPSSAYVEPASGDLIPESAYGDEGQLEEQLTEVSEDQLDELVEDPILEEDYERDEDHYAPFGRPAPKPGAGARQPLPPLRPGATSQGASAQRPPAAAPANRMPGPPPRKLTPMPRQPAAGLPGPPPRGAVQQRGSLPGPPPRTAVPAGGNRLPGPPPRQMTPPPGQQARGSGEFPRHGGPAPNPTPPPRNAPPQQRRSAPPPLPGAAPNQPLRPAVPGLRPAVTPAVAPRAPVAPPPRPPAGSKPELNESGIRHAPPPLPPRQPAAAPHKPQPSSPEINDKKR, from the coding sequence ATGCCCCGAGGGCTCGTGCTCGTGATCGAAGATGACGAGTGGGTTTCAAGCCTGCTCGCGGGCTCGATCCGTGATGCCGGCTACGACGTGCTCGTCTGCAGCACCGCGAAGGCGGGGCTCGATACGGCCTGCGATCGCGAGCCCGACTGCATCATCTGCGACATCGATCTGCCCGACCACGACGGCTACTGGGTCGCCCGCAACGTCCGGACGCAGCCGTCCCGGGTGTCGGTGACGCCCTTTCTGTTCCTGTCGGCGCTCGACGATCAAGAAGCGCGGCTCGAAGGGTTTCACGTCGGCGCAGACGCGTACATGACGAAGCCCTTTCGCGTCGACGAGGTGGTCGCGCAGGTGGGCGCGCTCGTGCACATGGCCTCGCGCCTGCGCAAGCGCCGCGACTCGCTCGTCTCCGTTCCGCCTTCGGCCGCCACGGAAACGACGGCCATCCAGGGCGACCTGAGCCAGATGTCGATCGCCACCGTGCTCACGGTGCTCGAGCTCGAGCGGCGCACGGGCGTCGTCGAGGTGACGAGCAAGAAGCGCAAGGCGCAGCTCGAGGTCGCGATGGGCTTCATCCTGAACGGCTCCATCGGCGGCACGCCCGCCGACGCGATCACGATCCTGCGCACGATGCTCGGCTGGAAGGTCGGTCGCTTCTCCTTCACGCCGCAGCCCGAGCGACCGCCGACGGGCAACGCGCAGGGCATCGGCCAGCTCCTCCTCGAAGCCGTGCGCCTCGAAGACGAGGCCGTGCGCGACAACAACGAGATGCCTCGCTCGGGCAGGCTGTCGGCGCCCTCGATCGGCGGCCCGCAGTCGCGGCGCGATGATCTCGGTCCTCCGTCGTCGCAAGCGCTCGTGCCCTCGCCCCTGCCGAAGAGCACGCCGCAGCCCGAGGGGCGCAGCATGTCGGGGTCGTCGCCCCTGTCGTCGCCGTTGTCGGCGCCCAAGATCCCGACCGGGCTCGGGCACGAGCACGAAGAGGAGCAGGACGCGGCCGATCGCCCCGCGGCCTACGACTGGGCTGGCTGGGCCGATCTCGCGTCCGACGATCCGAACACGGGCTACGCCGTCGAGACCCCCGTGCCCTCGTCCGCGTACGTCGAGCCTGCGAGCGGCGATCTCATCCCCGAGTCGGCCTACGGCGACGAGGGACAGCTCGAAGAGCAGCTCACCGAGGTCAGCGAAGATCAGCTCGACGAGCTCGTCGAGGATCCGATCCTCGAAGAGGACTACGAGCGCGACGAGGATCATTACGCGCCCTTCGGTCGTCCCGCGCCGAAGCCCGGGGCGGGCGCGCGTCAGCCCTTGCCGCCACTTCGTCCTGGCGCCACGTCGCAAGGCGCGTCCGCGCAGCGACCTCCCGCAGCAGCTCCCGCGAACCGGATGCCCGGGCCGCCGCCGCGCAAGCTCACGCCGATGCCGAGGCAGCCTGCCGCGGGTTTGCCCGGTCCGCCTCCGCGCGGGGCCGTGCAGCAGCGGGGCAGTTTGCCCGGGCCGCCTCCGCGAACGGCGGTCCCTGCTGGCGGCAATCGTCTCCCCGGGCCGCCTCCGCGGCAGATGACGCCTCCGCCGGGCCAGCAAGCGCGCGGAAGCGGCGAGTTCCCGCGTCATGGAGGGCCGGCGCCGAATCCGACGCCTCCTCCGCGCAACGCGCCGCCGCAGCAGCGCAGGAGCGCGCCTCCGCCTCTGCCTGGGGCCGCGCCCAATCAGCCCCTGCGCCCCGCGGTTCCAGGCCTGCGTCCCGCCGTCACGCCGGCCGTTGCGCCGCGCGCGCCGGTCGCGCCGCCTCCGCGTCCGCCCGCGGGCTCGAAGCCGGAGCTGAACGAGAGCGGCATCCGTCACGCACCGCCGCCCTTGCCCCCGCGTCAGCCCGCGGCCGCGCCGCACAAGCCGCAGCCCTCGTCGCCCGAGATCAACGACAAGAAGCGCTGA
- a CDS encoding CPBP family intramembrane glutamic endopeptidase: MRGRWTRTGRSAAAWRVAAGYALLASLAMALALALRDGPPWVHPSPWMGWSPITGILTSALLGIALATVLVATTRLAVARFGWARRLHGELRPVARDLSIGHILIIAGLSSLGEELLFRGLLTATIGVVASAVLFGLLHQMRGPSRWVWTGWAMAVGLSLGAIFALTGSLVGPLLAHAIVNAVNLGYLRDHDPDGSDPERNLA; this comes from the coding sequence ATGCGCGGGCGGTGGACCCGGACGGGCCGGAGCGCGGCGGCATGGCGGGTGGCGGCCGGGTACGCGCTCCTCGCCTCGCTCGCCATGGCCCTGGCGCTCGCGCTGCGCGACGGGCCGCCCTGGGTCCACCCGAGCCCCTGGATGGGCTGGAGCCCGATCACCGGCATCCTGACGAGCGCGCTGCTCGGGATCGCGCTCGCCACGGTCCTCGTGGCCACGACGCGCCTCGCGGTCGCGCGCTTCGGCTGGGCGCGGCGGCTCCACGGCGAGCTGCGCCCCGTCGCGCGAGACCTGTCAATCGGGCACATCCTCATCATCGCCGGACTGTCGAGCCTCGGCGAAGAGCTGCTCTTCCGCGGGCTCCTCACGGCCACGATCGGCGTCGTCGCCTCGGCCGTGCTCTTCGGGCTCCTCCATCAGATGCGCGGTCCGAGCCGCTGGGTGTGGACGGGCTGGGCCATGGCGGTCGGGCTCAGCCTCGGCGCGATCTTCGCGCTCACCGGCTCGCTCGTCGGACCGCTGCTCGCGCACGCGATCGTGAACGCGGTGAACCTCGGCTACCTGCGCGACCACGATCCGGACGGCAGCGATCCCGAGCGAAACCTCGCCTGA
- the purQ gene encoding phosphoribosylformylglycinamidine synthase subunit PurQ: protein MKRACGPVFRAVGLHARCVTIRALPLAEKAEADYMRPMHATVVIFPGSNADAEMIRTLRDVLGVPTEVAWHRDAELPPGTDLVAIPGGFSYGDYLRCGAIAKTSPILAAIRRHAERGGHVLGVCNGFQILTEAGLLPGALTRNAHMRFECRDVFVTPAAEGPFTGGLPRVLRLPIAHAEGRYQTDPETLRKLEAEGRIALRYCDRGGNVSDEANPNGSVANVAGVYGGANKNVLGLMPHPERMSEALLGGADGLSIFEAWQRSAKAARAPLAAAAP from the coding sequence GTGAAGCGAGCGTGTGGGCCGGTGTTCCGGGCGGTCGGGCTCCACGCGCGCTGCGTGACGATCCGCGCGTTGCCCCTGGCCGAGAAGGCGGAGGCGGATTACATGCGCCCCATGCACGCGACCGTGGTCATCTTCCCTGGATCGAACGCCGACGCGGAAATGATCCGCACGTTGCGCGACGTGCTCGGCGTCCCGACGGAGGTGGCGTGGCACCGCGACGCGGAGCTGCCCCCGGGCACCGATCTCGTGGCCATCCCGGGAGGCTTCTCCTACGGCGACTACCTGCGCTGCGGCGCGATCGCGAAGACGAGCCCGATCCTCGCGGCGATCCGCCGTCACGCGGAGCGCGGCGGGCACGTGCTCGGCGTCTGCAACGGCTTTCAGATCCTCACCGAGGCGGGCCTGCTCCCGGGCGCGCTCACGCGCAACGCGCACATGCGCTTCGAGTGCCGCGACGTGTTCGTCACGCCCGCGGCCGAGGGACCTTTCACCGGCGGCCTGCCGCGCGTCCTGCGGCTGCCGATCGCGCACGCCGAGGGGCGCTACCAGACCGACCCCGAGACGCTCCGCAAGCTCGAGGCCGAGGGGCGCATCGCGCTCAGGTACTGCGACCGCGGGGGCAACGTCAGCGACGAGGCGAACCCGAACGGCTCGGTCGCGAACGTGGCCGGCGTGTACGGCGGTGCGAACAAGAACGTGCTCGGCTTGATGCCGCACCCCGAGCGCATGAGCGAGGCGCTGCTCGGGGGCGCCGATGGGCTGTCGATCTTCGAGGCATGGCAAAGGAGCGCGAAGGCGGCGCGCGCCCCCCTCGCCGCAGCGGCGCCGTGA
- a CDS encoding zinc ribbon domain-containing protein codes for MAKEREGGARPPRRSGAVMQNPASARCRACGTDVPPGATKCPRCGTSQSADLCPHCGATAGASPDEELRWRCDICGGPRVPLADPRVRRTGRENKALERAEAARKARAWSRAGAVVTGLALTAVLGVVGIVAALGAAGAFNLGFGFVLAALLTAGPLSGFLLWLVMRARARGKEIEPALDAAWMAVATDVVQQSKEPVTPRALADALRIEESQAEELLALLEASDIVRGDISDAGALTYQPRMRIDAGADRAAQAEAEALAEAEAMQEAGARAQRERL; via the coding sequence ATGGCAAAGGAGCGCGAAGGCGGCGCGCGCCCCCCTCGCCGCAGCGGCGCCGTGATGCAAAACCCCGCCTCCGCCCGCTGCCGCGCCTGCGGCACCGACGTGCCTCCGGGCGCGACCAAGTGTCCGCGCTGCGGCACCTCGCAGAGCGCCGATCTGTGCCCGCACTGCGGCGCGACCGCGGGAGCCTCGCCCGACGAGGAGCTGCGGTGGCGCTGTGACATCTGCGGAGGCCCTCGCGTGCCCCTCGCCGATCCGCGCGTCAGGCGCACCGGCAGGGAGAACAAGGCGCTCGAGCGCGCCGAGGCCGCGCGCAAGGCTCGCGCGTGGAGCCGCGCCGGCGCCGTCGTCACGGGCCTCGCCCTCACCGCCGTGCTCGGCGTCGTGGGGATCGTCGCCGCGCTCGGCGCGGCCGGCGCGTTCAACCTGGGCTTCGGGTTCGTCCTCGCCGCGTTGCTCACGGCGGGGCCGCTCTCCGGGTTTCTCCTGTGGCTCGTCATGCGCGCCCGCGCGCGAGGCAAGGAGATCGAGCCGGCCCTCGACGCCGCGTGGATGGCCGTCGCCACCGACGTCGTGCAGCAGAGCAAAGAGCCGGTGACGCCGCGCGCGCTCGCGGACGCGCTGCGCATCGAGGAGTCGCAGGCCGAGGAGCTGCTCGCGCTGCTCGAGGCGAGCGACATCGTGCGCGGTGACATCAGCGATGCGGGCGCGTTGACCTACCAGCCGCGGATGCGGATCGACGCAGGTGCCGATCGCGCCGCGCAGGCCGAAGCCGAGGCGCTGGCAGAGGCCGAGGCCATGCAAGAGGCGGGCGCGCGCGCCCAGCGAGAACGTCTGTGA
- a CDS encoding DNA methyltransferase produces the protein MKPVVRKPNVRRALTHVGGETTVEGDTTRGALLANALEVPTSEAVEEAARAHVHGFHSYPARMHPLTARRLVEAFSRPGEVVLDPFCGSGTVLVEARLAGRRAMGVDANPLAVRLAALKVRDRTERERSKLVEAARDVALFADERRKAKTGPTRRYGPEDLELFERHVLLELDSVRAGIDRIESEGLRGALELVLSAILTKVSRRTSDTSQHEHARRIAAGYPAKLFVRKTEELARRLGEVAEPLAAAPPARVLEGDARDLSGVDTRSVDLVVTSPPYPGVYDYLAHHEARLRWLRLEPQRFARAEIGARRRLDPMGPSEGVARWADEVGEVLAAMARVLRPTKPAILLIADSVVAGRPIYAVDLLRRVAPRVGLELDTVASQPRQHFHIPTRQAFEARPRQEHAVLLVRR, from the coding sequence GTGAAGCCCGTCGTTCGCAAGCCCAACGTCCGCCGCGCGCTCACGCACGTGGGCGGTGAGACCACCGTCGAAGGTGACACGACCCGTGGCGCCCTGCTCGCCAACGCCCTCGAGGTGCCCACGTCCGAGGCCGTCGAGGAGGCCGCGCGAGCGCACGTCCACGGCTTCCACAGCTACCCCGCGCGCATGCACCCGCTCACCGCGCGCAGGCTCGTCGAGGCCTTCTCGCGACCCGGCGAGGTCGTGCTCGATCCGTTCTGCGGCAGCGGCACCGTGCTCGTCGAGGCGCGCCTCGCGGGCCGCCGCGCGATGGGCGTCGACGCCAACCCGCTCGCGGTTCGTCTCGCCGCGCTCAAGGTCCGCGATCGGACCGAGCGCGAGCGGTCGAAGCTCGTCGAGGCTGCGCGCGACGTCGCTCTCTTCGCCGACGAGCGCCGCAAGGCCAAGACCGGGCCCACGCGGCGCTACGGACCGGAGGACCTCGAGCTGTTCGAGCGTCACGTGCTGCTCGAGCTCGACAGCGTGCGCGCGGGCATCGATCGCATCGAGAGCGAGGGCCTGCGCGGCGCCCTGGAGCTGGTCCTCTCCGCGATCCTGACCAAGGTCTCGCGCCGCACCTCGGACACCTCGCAGCACGAGCACGCGCGTCGAATCGCGGCGGGCTATCCGGCCAAGCTCTTCGTGCGCAAGACCGAGGAGCTCGCGCGAAGGCTCGGCGAGGTGGCAGAGCCGCTCGCCGCCGCGCCGCCTGCGCGCGTGCTCGAGGGCGACGCGCGCGATCTGTCGGGCGTCGACACGCGCTCGGTGGACCTCGTGGTGACGTCGCCGCCGTACCCGGGCGTCTACGACTACCTCGCGCACCACGAGGCGCGCCTGCGCTGGCTCAGGCTCGAGCCCCAACGCTTCGCGCGAGCCGAGATCGGCGCGCGACGTCGGCTCGATCCGATGGGCCCGTCCGAGGGCGTGGCTCGCTGGGCGGACGAGGTCGGCGAGGTCCTCGCGGCGATGGCGCGCGTGCTGCGCCCGACCAAGCCTGCGATCTTGCTCATCGCGGACAGCGTGGTGGCGGGCCGGCCGATCTACGCCGTCGATCTGCTGCGTCGCGTGGCGCCGCGCGTGGGCCTCGAGCTCGACACGGTCGCCTCGCAGCCGCGGCAGCACTTCCACATCCCGACGCGCCAAGCCTTCGAGGCGAGGCCGCGCCAGGAGCACGCGGTCCTGCTCGTCCGGCGCTGA
- a CDS encoding NAD(P)/FAD-dependent oxidoreductase gives MRQDWDTVILGGGPGGSTLASCLQRRGRRALVIEREKFPRFHIGESLLPRSREVFDKLGIDADLDRLFLRKYGARFLCSETGRANTYRFSEAFEPTFEYAYQVPRAEFDQLLLENARKLGADVWEEWEGTEVLFEGERAVGVRARNRRAPDEVREIFAPVIVDATGRDTLLASRTRRKAQIARLDKTALYSHYKGTVRQQGIDQGNIDIVIFDQGWFWFIPFRGEITSVGAVVSSEWMRQKGKGESLDAFYDRTVARSSWARELLKGAERQRPVGALADFSYRIDKLAGDGWLFVGDAGGFLDPLFSTGAHIAIKGGELAAEAIDRALERGDVSRAAFTEYEAAVRYAVDLFLGVVQGFYAGQFRETLFEQNQRPTMRKLITSILSGDAFHQERRPQWASFLKNQYPADVPAFR, from the coding sequence ATGCGGCAGGATTGGGACACGGTGATCCTGGGAGGTGGTCCGGGCGGCTCGACGCTCGCGAGCTGCCTGCAACGGCGCGGACGACGCGCGTTGGTGATCGAGCGGGAGAAATTCCCCCGCTTTCACATTGGCGAGTCGCTGCTACCGCGCTCGCGCGAGGTGTTCGACAAGCTCGGCATCGACGCCGATCTCGATCGACTCTTCCTGCGCAAGTACGGAGCGCGCTTCCTCTGCTCGGAGACTGGGCGCGCGAACACGTACCGCTTCTCCGAGGCGTTCGAGCCGACCTTCGAGTACGCGTATCAGGTGCCGCGGGCCGAGTTCGATCAGCTCCTGCTCGAGAACGCGCGCAAGCTCGGCGCCGATGTCTGGGAGGAGTGGGAGGGGACGGAGGTGCTCTTCGAGGGCGAGCGCGCCGTGGGCGTGCGCGCGAGGAACCGCCGCGCGCCGGACGAGGTCCGCGAGATCTTCGCGCCCGTGATCGTCGACGCGACGGGCCGCGACACGCTGCTCGCCTCGCGCACGCGCCGCAAAGCGCAGATCGCCCGCCTCGACAAGACGGCGCTCTACTCGCACTACAAGGGCACCGTCCGCCAGCAGGGCATCGATCAGGGCAACATCGACATCGTGATCTTCGACCAGGGCTGGTTCTGGTTCATCCCGTTCCGCGGCGAGATCACGAGCGTGGGCGCGGTCGTGTCCTCGGAGTGGATGCGGCAGAAGGGCAAAGGCGAGAGCCTCGACGCGTTCTACGACCGCACGGTGGCGCGCTCGTCATGGGCGCGCGAGCTGCTGAAGGGCGCCGAGCGGCAAAGGCCCGTGGGCGCGCTGGCGGATTTCTCGTACCGCATCGACAAGCTCGCGGGCGACGGCTGGCTGTTCGTGGGTGACGCGGGCGGCTTCCTCGATCCGCTCTTCTCCACGGGCGCGCACATCGCCATCAAGGGCGGCGAGCTCGCGGCCGAGGCGATCGATCGCGCGCTCGAGCGAGGCGACGTCTCGCGCGCGGCGTTCACCGAGTACGAGGCGGCAGTGCGCTACGCCGTCGATCTGTTCCTGGGCGTGGTGCAGGGGTTTTACGCGGGGCAGTTCCGCGAGACGCTGTTCGAGCAGAACCAGCGGCCCACCATGCGCAAGCTGATCACGTCGATCCTCTCGGGCGACGCCTTCCACCAGGAGCGCCGGCCGCAGTGGGCGTCGTTCCTCAAGAACCAGTACCCCGCGGACGTGCCCGCGTTCCGCTAG